Proteins from a genomic interval of Ficedula albicollis isolate OC2 chromosome 9, FicAlb1.5, whole genome shotgun sequence:
- the LOC101812178 gene encoding ovocalyxin-32-like produces the protein SYHAPGGLRALGHVSKATLKNIPESGHKYYLQFSTEDYRTGEDAGNCLATVLYPKKKSPPVVTIRCSHTKDQKEIQEEDNRLYQRIRHQSKPITGNNIPDSYGNIEPALEPVWALAVAGSSFIMWEKSTETLGYFLAQVKSVRQWIRNDDFVEFDYTVLLHEIPTQEIISCHMRLTWLPGHPLRVKHFCAAQSHRGDEGSGAGSGSAAGPAAEKGAIF, from the exons TCATACCACGCCCCCGGCGGGCTCAGGGCGCTCGGGCACGTCAGCAAGGCTACGCTGAAG AACATCCCGGAGTCTGGCCACAAGTATTACCTGCAGTTCAGCACTGAGGACTACAGGACTGGG GAAGATGCTGGGAACTGCCTGGCTACAGTGCTGTATCCAAAGAAAAAGTCTCCTCCTGTTGTCACCATCAGGTGCTCCCACACCAAAGACCAGAAAGAAATCCAGGAAGAGGACAACAGACTTTACCAAAGGATCAGGCACCAAAGCAAGCCAATAACTGGAAACAACATTCCAG ACAGCTATGGCAACATTGAGCCTGCCCTGGAGCCAGTGTgggctctggctgtggctggcagcagcttcaTCATGTGGGAAAAGTCCACGGAGACCTTGGGATACTTCCTGGCCCAAGTGAAGTCCGTGAGGCAGTGG ATCAGGAACGATGATTTTGTTGAGTTTGACTACACTGTGCTACTGCATGAAATCCCAACCCAG GAAATCATTTCCTGCCACATGCGCCTGACGTGGctccctgggcaccccctgagagtgaaacatttctgtgctgcccAGAGCCACCGTGGGGATGAGGGATCTGGGGCAGGATCTGGATCAGCTGCTGGGCCTGCAGCTGAAAAAGGAGCAATTTTTTAA